In one Silene latifolia isolate original U9 population chromosome 10, ASM4854445v1, whole genome shotgun sequence genomic region, the following are encoded:
- the LOC141607106 gene encoding uncharacterized protein LOC141607106: protein MESGAEQHDDALTITLSIGNCTVRKALVDTGSSVNLIMLETLKTMGFDKENLIKKSVPLVGFSGETAHSIGEITIPTYIEGVNKLVRYLIIEGPTTYNVILGRPWLHQMKAVPSTYHQCLKFPTPWGTVTDRGTSTEYKEPPSEELDQIHLDEGHPDRTVLIGATCSEELRNQLIQFLKSNMDCFAWSHNDMVGIDPSVISHKLSVNPSCTPVQQKRRKFAAERNEVINKEVDESLGKAEIKLEKSVTLSGSLT from the exons ATGGAAAGCGGCGCAGAACAGCATGACGATGCCTTGACCATAACATTATCCATTGGCAATTGCACCGTACGGAAAGCATTGGTAGATACAGGGAGCTCTGTGAACCTTATCATGCTCGAAACCCTCAAAACCATGGGTTTCGATAAAGAGAACCTGATAAAGAAATCTGTGCCACTGGTGGGATTTAGTGGAGAGACTGCACATTCAATAGGTGAGATAACCATCCCAACATATATTGAAGGAGTTAACAAATTAGTAAGATACCTAATCATCGAAGGTCCAACCACCTACAACGTGATACTGGGAAGACCGTGGTTGCATCAGATGAAGGCAGTACCTTCAACATATCATCAGTGTCTCAAGTTCCCAACCCCATGGGGCACAGTTACG GACCGGGGCACCTCGACAGAATACAAGGAGCCCCCCTCGGAAGAGTTGGACCAGATACACCTGGACGAGGGACACCCGGATAGAACAGTGTTGATTGGGGCCACCTGCAGTGAAGAACTGCGCAACCAGCTGATTCAATTTCTCAAGAGCAACATGGATTGCTTCGCCTGGTCCCACAATGATATGGTGGGCATAGACCCATCCGTTATTTCACATAAATTAAGCGTAAACCCAAGCTGCACCCCAGTACAgcagaagagaagaaaattcgcggCAGAAAGAAATGAAGTCATCAATAAAGAAGTGGACGAGTCTCTTGGCAAAGCAGAGATAAAATTAGAGAAGTCAGTTACCCTGAGTGGCTCTCTAACGTAG
- the LOC141605121 gene encoding uncharacterized protein LOC141605121, which produces MNPQTDKLVRRTTMVGTVVAAYLLLTADYGPQPNVLDPIRNAILSGQRSVKDFILGTKKKQKDSDTSKADTNGEKRTP; this is translated from the exons atGAATCCACAAACTGATAAGTTAGTAAGGCGCACAACAATGGTGGGAACTGTTGTTGCTGCATATCTTCTTCTTACTGCTGATTATGGTCCTCAACCCAATGTTCTTGACCCT ATCAGGAACGCAATACTCTCAGGACAACGTTCAGTGAAGGACTTCATCCTTGGAACGAAGAAGAAGCAAAAAGATAGTGATACTAGCAAGGCGGACACAAATGGTGAAAAGAGAACTCCGTAA
- the LOC141605119 gene encoding beta-amylase 7 — protein MNMEDMQKLIGTIEDDEEEEMEMDEKVEQDDEDGKCISASMMVNMDGGIESSNNQFHYQSPSQEQSSSQGGGAKRPRPLEEKERTKLRERHRRAITAKILTGLRRHGNYNLRVRADINDVIAALAREAGWVVLPDGTTYPSQSQGSRVSGDHSTPATTPSPQVLPQQTQTASLNEVFTGFQNAVEYNACQGKGVFVPVTPPYDVSCNKHLHISSTVGSRVEVSGNDPLISTSVNTADNKQVVDPTSCPSRLIEHDFAGTTYIPVYVMLPLGVINMKCELSDPDGMLKQLRVLKSINVDGVMIDCWWGVVEAHAPQEYNWTGYKRLFQIVRDLKLKLQAVMSFHQCGGNFLDDVCIPLPLWVAEIGHSNPDIFFTDKEGRRNTECLSWGVDKERVLRGRTAIEVYFDFMRSFRIEFDEFFEDGIISMVVVGLGPSGDLRYPSYPVKHGWRYPGVGEFQCYDQYLLKSLQKAAEARGHSFWGKPPTNAGFYNSRPNETGFFCDGGDYDGYYGRFFLNWYSRVLVDHGDLILSLAKLAFDGTCIAAKVPGIHWWYKTASHAAELTAGFYNPCNRDGYAAVMSMLKKHGVALEFNTSDVGMLGDLGDYAEALADPGGVAWQVLNAAWDFSLPVASENSLPCHHREGYNKLLENAKPNHDPDRRHLLSFAYQRLSPQLTERQNLTEFERFVKRMHGDAVLDPHY, from the exons ATGAATATGGAAGATATGCAGAAACTGATTGGAACTATTGAAGACGATGAGGAGGAAGAGATGGAAATGGATGAGAAGGTAGAACAAGATGATGAAGATGGGAAGTGCATTTCAGCTTCTATGATGGTCAATATGGATGGAGGCATTGAGAGCAGCAACAATCAGTTTCATTATCAATCCCCATCTCAAGAACAGTCTTCTAGCCAGGGAGGAGGTGCTAAAAGGCCTAGACCTTTAGAGGAGAAAGAGAGAACAAAGCTGCGAGAGCGGCACAGGAGAGCCATTACAGCAAAAATCCTCACTGGGCTACGTCGCCATGGAAATTACAATCTTAGGGTCAGAGCTGATATAAATGATGTAATAGCAGCTTTAGCAAGGGAAGCTGGTTGGGTTGTGCTTCCTGATGGTACTACTTATCCTTCACAATCTCAG GGCTCAAGGGTTTCTGGCGACCATTCAACACCAGCAACTACTCCGTCTCCACAAGTTTTGCCCCAGCAGACTCAGACTGCTTCGCTCAATGAAGTTTTTACTGGCTTTCAAAATGCAGTGGAATATAATGCATGTCAAGGAAAAGGTGTTTTTGTCCCAGTCACACCGCCTTATGATGTATCCTGCAATAAACATTTGCATATATCCTCTACAGTAGGAAGCAGGGTCGAAGTGTCAGGCAATGATCCTCTTATAAGTACATCTGTAAATACTGCTGATAACAAACAG GTTGTTGATCCAACCTCATGTCCCTCAAGACTAATTGAGCATGACTTTGCTGGGACTACATACATTCCAGTTTATGTGATGTTACCA TTAGGGGTCATAAATATGAAATGTGAGCTTAGTGATCCTGATGGGATGCTGAAGCAGCTTAGGGTTTTGAAATCTATCAATGTTGACGGTGTTATGATTGATTGTTGGTGGGGGGTAGTGGAAGCGCATGCACCGCAGGAATACAACTGGACTGGGTACAAAAGACTGTTTCAGATTGTAAGAGACCTCAAATTGAAGTTACAG GCCGTAATGTCATTTCATCAATGTGGAGGAAACTTCCTCGATGATGTTTGCATTCCCTTGCCCCTTTGGGTGGCAGAAATTGGTCATAGTAACCCTGACATATTCTTTACCGATAAAGAGGGACGGCGAAACACTGAATGCCTCTCATGGGGTGTTGACAAGGAACGGGTTCTGAGAGGTCGAACAGCAATtgag GTTTACTTTGACTTTATGCGGAGCTTCAGGATAGAGTTTGATGAGTTTTTTGAAGATGGGATCATATCTATGGTGGTTGTCGGACTTGGCCCTAGTGGAGATTTGAGATACCCTTCTTATCCGGTTAAGCATGGTTGGAGATACCCGGGCGTTGGAGAATTCCAG TGTTATGATCAGTATCTATTGAAAAGCTTACAAAAGGCAGCAGAGGCCAGAGGGCACTCATTTTGGGGTAAACCACCAACTAATGCAGGTTTCTACAACTCACGACCAAATGAGACGGGATTTTTCTGTGATGGAGGTGACTATGATGGCTATTACGGCAGGTTCTTTCTTAACTGGTATTCTCGTGTCTTAGTTGACCATGGTGACCTGATACTTTCCCTGGCCAAGCTAGCTTTCGACGGAACTTGTATTGCTGCAAAG GTACCAGGAATACATTGGTGGTATAAAACTGCTAGTCATGCAGCTGAGCTGACTGCAGGCTTTTACAACCCATGCAACCGTGATGGCTATGCTGCAGTAATGTCCATGTTAAAGAAGCATGGAGTGGCTTTGGAGTTCAATACCTCAGATGTTGGCATGTTAGGAGACCTTGGAGATTATGCTGAGGCACTAGCAGACCCGGGAGGGGTTGCTTGGCAA GTGCTAAATGCTGCATGGGATTTTTCACTTCCAGTTGCCAGTGAGAATTCTCTTCCCTGCCATCATAGAGAAGGATATAACAAACTACTAGAAAACGCAAAGCCTAACCATGACCCTGATAGACGACATTTGCTCTCATTTGCGTACCAGAGGCTTAGTCCTCAACTCACAGAACGACAAAATCTCACAGAGTTCGAAAGATTTGTAAAGAGAATGCATG GAGATGCAGTTCTTGACCCCCATTATTGA
- the LOC141605120 gene encoding voltage-dependent chloride channel 1, chloroplastic-like → MSIPSKSCINPSSNPPFPSNFTPKFSLKLCPLLHPSKPTSQFHLKIQSLHSQDAQNPKKTLNLISIIESLPKWADEIQEKGMRKKRVLYNHEKWAEHRSSLRHVRHLMTSFSSRVILSLIPPVIFFTSVAVIVSVYNTAVALNWLPECFPLLRASSLPYQLTAPALALLLVFRTEASYSRLEEGKQAWVKVISGTSDFAGKVIAGVDELSDNNEVIKRSLLQYIMAFPISLKCHLLYDSDVRKDLQNVLEADDLAIVLSSNHRPHCVIQLITQSLQLLKLEETKRTVLESKVTCLHDGIGVCDQIMGMPIPLSYTRLTSRFLVLWHLTLPIILWDDCHWIVVPATFISAASLFCIEEVGVLIEEPFPMLALDELCKVVCSNIQEAISAQKTIRAHVAAKMRIRHHDHSINGRPAPNGSKT, encoded by the exons ATGTCAATTCCTTCAAAATCATGCATAAACCCTAGTTCAAACCCACCATTTCCCTCCAATTTCACCCCTAAATTCTCACTAAAACTATGCCCTTTACTTCATCCATCAAAACCCACTTCCCAATTTCATCTAAAGATTCAATCTTTACACTCCCAAGAtgctcaaaaccctaaaaaaaccctaaatttAATCTCAATTATTGAAAGTTTACCTAAATGGGCTGATGAAATTCAAGAAAAGGGTATGAGAAAAAAGAGGGTTTTGTATAATCATGAAAAATGGGCTGAACATAGGAGTTCTTTAAGGCATGTTAGACATTTAATGACTTCGTTTTCGTCTCGAGTTATCTTATCTTTAATCCCTCCTGTGATTTTCTTTACTTCTGTTGCTGTTATAGTTTCTGTGTATAATACTGCTGTTGCATTGAACTGGTTGCCTGAATGTTTTCCTTTGTTGAGAGCCTCTTCATTGCCTTACCAGCTTACTGCTCCAGCACTGGCGCTGCTGCTTGTGTTTCGGACTGAGGCCTCGTATTCGAGGCTTGAGGAAGGGAAGCAGGCTTGGGTTAAGGTTATTTCCGGGACTAGTGATTTTGCTGGCAAGGTTATTGCTGGTGTTGATGAATTGAGTGATAATAATGAAGTTATTAAGAGGAGTCTTTTGCAGTACATTATGGCTTTCCCTATTTCCCTTAAG TGTCATTTGCTATATGATTCTGATGTTAGAAAAGATCTCCAGAATGTCCTTGAAGCAGATGATCTAGCAATTGTTCTCAGCTCAAATCATCGGCCACATTGCGTCATTCAACTTATTACTCAAAGCCTTCAGTTGTTGAAACTGGAGGAGACCAAGAGGACTGTGTTG GAGTCGAAGGTTACTTGTCTACATGATGGAATTGGGGTGTGTGATCAGATAATGGGTATGCCGATTCCTCTATCATACACTAGGCTGACCTCAAGGTTCCTTGTTCTGTGGCATCTTACGTTACCTATCATATTGTGGGATGATTGCCACTGGATTGTTGTTCCTGCTACCTTCATCAGTGCAGCGTCATTGTTTTGCATAGAAGAG GTGGGTGTACTCATAGAAGAGCCTTTTCCTATGCTCGCACTTGATGAACTCTGCAAGGTCGTTTGTTCCAATATTCAGGAAGCGATTTCTGCCCAAAAGACAATTCGAGCCCATGTTGCTGCGAAAATGAGGATCCGCCACCATGATCACTCAATTAATGGTCGGCCAGCACCAAACGGGTCGAAAACTTGA